A stretch of Acidimicrobiales bacterium DNA encodes these proteins:
- the cofH gene encoding 5-amino-6-(D-ribitylamino)uracil--L-tyrosine 4-hydroxyphenyl transferase CofH, with the protein MPRPDLLALGLDELAARARAIRDDATGSVVTYSPKVFIPLTMLCRDKCGYCTFAQPPARLDSPYLSPDEVLAIARRGAEMGCHEALFTLGERPEKRYPVATDWLQRHGYSSTVDYVIAMARLVLDETGLLPHANTGAMYADELARLRAVSPSQGMMVETLRDDLDCHRGAPDKVPQRRLDTLEWAGEQKIPYTTGILVGIGEDREDRVAALEAIAAAHERHGHVQEVIVQNFLPKDGTAMHNAPPCPRPDHLEAIALARIILPPEVAVQAPPNLSDDFGDLLDAGVSDWGGVSPVTADHVNPERPWPDLDRLREVTEAKGLTLAPRLTVHPRYACDPDTWIDEALHFPVMDRSDSDGFARDDPGSVWPERTMERSKVDDGAEFDLVGDLSTQWYVGAGGDPQVLVPGRAGAGGAVGEVLQGVRDGQDVGFDEILALFRARGPEVAAVAEVADDLRRDIVGDDVTWVANRNINYTNVCTFKCRFCGFSKGPLSLNLRGTPYLLTLDDIADRTIEAAALGATEVCLQGGIHPDFDGEYYIDVAKAVHAAVPDIHIHGFTALEVTEGAKRNDEPLADYLTRLKDAGQRSLPGTAAEILHDEVRETLCPDKIDTEEWLEAHRVAHSVGLGSNVTIMFGSMERPEHWVHHILRTRALQEETGGFTEFVGLPFVHMASPIYLRKMARRGPTWREVLLMHAVARIAYRGRIDNIQGSWVKLGFGSIAQLLQSGANDLGGTLIDENISRAAGADHGTGVTPEDFRAVVEPLGRRLVQRTTLYGRPDLDALPLTTTRRVRTVIPVAGA; encoded by the coding sequence ATGCCGCGACCTGACCTGTTGGCCCTCGGGCTCGACGAACTCGCCGCCCGGGCGCGGGCGATCCGCGACGACGCGACGGGCTCCGTCGTCACCTATTCCCCCAAGGTGTTCATCCCGTTGACGATGTTGTGCCGGGACAAGTGCGGCTATTGCACCTTCGCCCAGCCGCCGGCCCGACTCGACTCGCCGTACCTGTCGCCCGACGAGGTCCTCGCGATCGCCCGCCGGGGGGCGGAGATGGGATGCCACGAGGCGCTCTTCACGCTGGGCGAACGCCCGGAGAAGCGCTATCCCGTCGCGACGGACTGGCTCCAGCGCCACGGCTACTCGTCCACCGTCGACTATGTGATCGCAATGGCGAGGCTCGTGCTCGACGAGACGGGCCTGCTTCCCCACGCCAACACCGGCGCGATGTATGCCGACGAGCTCGCGAGGCTTCGCGCCGTGTCCCCCAGCCAGGGGATGATGGTGGAGACGCTGCGTGACGACCTCGATTGCCATCGCGGCGCCCCCGACAAGGTGCCCCAGCGCCGCCTCGACACGCTCGAATGGGCCGGCGAGCAGAAGATCCCCTACACGACCGGGATCCTCGTCGGCATCGGCGAGGACCGCGAGGACCGTGTCGCCGCGCTCGAAGCGATCGCGGCGGCCCACGAACGCCACGGGCATGTGCAGGAGGTGATCGTCCAGAACTTCCTGCCCAAGGACGGCACCGCGATGCACAACGCGCCGCCCTGCCCCCGTCCGGACCACCTCGAGGCGATCGCCCTCGCCCGGATCATCCTTCCCCCGGAGGTCGCGGTCCAGGCGCCGCCCAACCTGTCGGACGACTTCGGTGACCTCCTCGACGCCGGCGTCAGCGACTGGGGCGGCGTGAGCCCCGTCACCGCCGATCATGTGAACCCCGAGCGCCCGTGGCCCGACCTCGACCGCCTGCGGGAGGTGACCGAGGCCAAGGGGCTCACCCTCGCACCCCGGCTCACGGTCCATCCCCGCTACGCGTGCGACCCGGACACCTGGATCGACGAGGCGCTCCACTTCCCGGTCATGGACCGCTCCGACAGCGACGGCTTCGCCCGTGACGATCCGGGCTCGGTGTGGCCGGAGCGCACCATGGAACGCAGCAAGGTCGACGACGGCGCCGAGTTCGACCTCGTCGGCGACCTGTCGACCCAGTGGTACGTGGGTGCCGGCGGCGATCCCCAGGTGCTCGTGCCCGGCCGGGCCGGAGCCGGCGGCGCGGTCGGTGAGGTGCTCCAGGGCGTGCGCGACGGCCAGGACGTCGGCTTCGACGAGATCCTCGCCCTGTTCCGGGCGCGGGGCCCCGAGGTCGCGGCGGTCGCCGAGGTGGCGGACGACCTGCGCCGCGACATCGTCGGCGATGACGTCACCTGGGTCGCCAACCGCAACATCAACTACACGAACGTCTGCACCTTCAAGTGCCGGTTCTGTGGCTTCTCCAAGGGGCCGCTCTCGTTGAACCTGCGGGGCACGCCGTACCTCCTCACGCTCGACGACATCGCCGACCGCACGATCGAGGCAGCGGCGCTCGGTGCCACGGAGGTCTGCCTCCAGGGCGGCATCCACCCCGACTTCGACGGCGAGTACTACATCGACGTCGCCAAGGCGGTGCACGCTGCCGTGCCGGACATCCACATCCACGGGTTCACGGCGCTGGAGGTGACGGAGGGCGCGAAGCGCAACGACGAGCCGCTCGCCGACTACCTCACGCGGTTGAAGGACGCGGGCCAGCGGTCGCTGCCCGGAACGGCCGCCGAGATCCTCCACGACGAGGTGCGCGAAACGCTCTGTCCCGACAAGATCGACACCGAGGAGTGGCTCGAGGCACATCGTGTCGCCCACTCCGTCGGCCTCGGCTCGAACGTCACGATCATGTTCGGGTCCATGGAGCGACCGGAGCACTGGGTCCACCACATCCTGCGCACGCGGGCGTTGCAGGAGGAGACCGGCGGATTCACCGAATTCGTCGGCCTGCCCTTCGTGCACATGGCCTCGCCGATCTACCTGCGCAAGATGGCTCGCCGCGGGCCCACCTGGCGCGAGGTGCTCCTCATGCACGCCGTCGCCCGGATCGCCTACCGCGGCCGGATCGACAACATCCAGGGATCCTGGGTGAAGCTCGGCTTCGGCTCGATCGCCCAACTCCTGCAGTCGGGCGCGAACGACCTCGGGGGCACGCTCATCGACGAGAACATCTCCCGCGCCGCCGGCGCGGACCACGGCACGGGCGTCACCCCTGAGGACTTCCGCGCCGTCGTCGAGCCCCTCGGGCGCCGGCTGGTGCAGCGCACCACGCTCTACGGACGCCCGGACCTCGACGCGCTGCCCCTCACGACGACCCGCCGCGTGCGCACGGTCATCCCGGTCGCGGGAGCATGA
- a CDS encoding DEAD/DEAH box helicase produces MQIHLDGQATDEQIDYLKQRDSAWAASLYRLLDEAEARLASARRDLRGAERAVVLADLDADCWRIDEVLTEVVGAAAEAELQPVQEGRGGGPAPAFVGDVQLHLSRSDGRIVAWASGAGQRPETDDQVLQRIRDLGGVVDDWDERATVKIPGNGRVATVSAPIEKVLGWLAPLGGTADDDRVGASVTWMGLATAVAIELVMQGRYAPQLIQQKRRRKDPAAPDQGTFRMRWLPALVDDDVLDGLASSVPGAAMLGSREQDKAKFAMAALTDLVDAIVGFAAGQIESPAAPPEIRTKQDVAETALCLLAGEAFVAPAKAGGELVRRMTQWAQPVVGATGQRLVVQLDPPDEMGAWHVSVLAPAEDGGLEPVEVAVTTGSKTRAKQMAAQLARLERLFPELLRLGGRRRGEVMLSQDEAWNLMTDSGDVLTAAGFDVRVPDLRRQKAVASLRLTSEADDSAVGAQQLADVRWSAVFDEVELTAAEIAKLAAEARPLVKSRGQWVELDKADLAEAAAALAERADQTRLTGAEMLRHALGLEGSPLAGGVSIMGAGWAADLLRSVESLPEAPTTTPEGFSGELRSYQADALAWLDFLDSAGLGGCLALDMGLGKTPTALASLYAGRDQGTSLVIAPPAVVGNWASEAKNFVPDLKVVVHHGASRAKGPALGRAVRGADLVITTYGTAVRDMDQLSEYAWGKVVIDEAQAIKNPAAETSKELRRLDAKTRVALTGTPIENGLGDLWAILDWANPGLLGPRAAFISQLTPEKQNSLASNDGEQALRALNGILVYRRTKAEPAIAAELPDRIDELDHCAMTPEQIGLYQAVVDSLIAESEQKEPGTPERKGAVLAAITALKQICNHPVNYRADDNGIEGRSGKLVRLNEIIDNVFAADEKVLVFTHFATWGETLAGYLTERTGKKIDCYHGGLGRGARDRMVDEFQKSPGAGAMVLSLKAGGTGLNLTAANHVVLYDRWWNPAVEDQARDRVWRIGQESTVICHRLVCPGTIDERVEEVVAGKRQIADITLPKSSSIGDLDAAQLQQALGIDAGALLDVEGESLDADVEEVDA; encoded by the coding sequence GTGCAGATCCATCTCGACGGTCAGGCGACCGACGAACAAATCGACTATCTGAAACAACGCGACAGCGCGTGGGCCGCGAGCCTGTACCGCCTCCTCGACGAGGCGGAGGCCCGGCTCGCGTCCGCGCGTCGCGACCTCCGTGGCGCCGAGCGGGCGGTCGTGCTGGCCGACCTCGACGCCGACTGCTGGCGCATCGACGAGGTCCTCACCGAGGTCGTGGGGGCCGCGGCGGAGGCAGAGCTCCAGCCGGTCCAGGAGGGTCGGGGCGGCGGCCCGGCGCCGGCGTTCGTGGGCGACGTGCAGTTGCATCTGTCCCGTTCGGACGGGCGCATCGTCGCGTGGGCGAGCGGCGCGGGACAGCGGCCGGAGACCGACGATCAGGTGCTCCAACGGATCCGGGATCTCGGCGGCGTCGTGGACGACTGGGACGAGCGCGCCACCGTGAAGATCCCCGGCAACGGGCGGGTCGCGACGGTGTCGGCGCCGATCGAGAAGGTGCTGGGCTGGCTGGCCCCGCTGGGTGGTACGGCCGATGACGACCGGGTCGGCGCGAGCGTCACCTGGATGGGTCTCGCCACGGCCGTGGCGATCGAGCTGGTCATGCAGGGCCGCTACGCCCCCCAGCTGATCCAGCAGAAGCGACGGCGGAAGGACCCGGCCGCGCCGGATCAGGGCACGTTCCGCATGCGTTGGTTGCCTGCCCTGGTGGACGACGACGTCCTCGACGGCCTCGCCTCGAGCGTGCCGGGCGCGGCGATGCTCGGCAGTCGGGAGCAGGACAAGGCCAAGTTCGCCATGGCGGCACTGACCGACCTGGTGGACGCGATCGTCGGGTTCGCGGCCGGCCAGATCGAGAGTCCGGCCGCGCCACCCGAGATCCGCACCAAGCAGGATGTCGCGGAGACGGCCCTCTGCCTGCTCGCCGGCGAGGCGTTCGTCGCACCGGCCAAGGCGGGCGGCGAGCTCGTCCGGCGGATGACCCAGTGGGCCCAGCCGGTCGTCGGCGCAACCGGACAGCGGCTCGTCGTGCAGCTCGACCCGCCCGACGAGATGGGTGCATGGCACGTCTCGGTGCTGGCGCCGGCGGAGGACGGTGGACTCGAACCCGTCGAGGTCGCCGTCACGACGGGAAGCAAGACCCGGGCGAAGCAGATGGCGGCCCAGCTGGCTCGTCTCGAACGCCTGTTCCCCGAGCTCCTGCGGCTCGGCGGCCGCCGCCGCGGCGAGGTGATGCTGAGCCAGGACGAAGCCTGGAACCTCATGACCGATTCGGGCGACGTGTTGACCGCCGCCGGATTCGACGTGCGGGTGCCGGATCTTCGTCGCCAGAAGGCCGTCGCATCGCTGCGTCTCACCTCGGAGGCGGACGACAGTGCCGTGGGCGCCCAACAGCTGGCCGACGTGCGCTGGTCGGCGGTGTTCGACGAGGTCGAGTTGACCGCGGCCGAGATCGCCAAGCTCGCGGCGGAGGCCCGCCCGCTCGTGAAGTCCCGCGGACAGTGGGTGGAGCTGGACAAGGCCGACCTCGCGGAGGCCGCCGCCGCGCTCGCCGAACGGGCCGATCAGACCCGCCTCACCGGCGCGGAGATGCTGCGGCATGCGCTCGGGCTCGAGGGCTCGCCGCTCGCCGGCGGCGTCAGCATCATGGGCGCCGGTTGGGCCGCCGACCTGCTCCGCAGCGTCGAGTCGCTCCCCGAGGCGCCGACCACCACCCCTGAGGGGTTCTCGGGCGAGCTGCGGAGCTACCAGGCCGACGCCCTCGCCTGGCTCGACTTCCTCGACAGCGCCGGCCTGGGCGGATGTCTGGCGCTCGACATGGGCCTCGGCAAGACCCCCACCGCGCTGGCGAGTCTCTACGCCGGTCGTGACCAGGGCACCAGCCTCGTCATCGCTCCCCCGGCGGTCGTCGGCAACTGGGCATCCGAGGCGAAGAACTTCGTGCCCGACCTGAAGGTCGTCGTCCACCATGGGGCCTCCCGGGCCAAGGGGCCTGCGCTGGGCCGGGCGGTCCGCGGCGCGGATCTCGTGATCACCACCTACGGCACGGCGGTGCGCGACATGGACCAGTTGTCCGAGTACGCCTGGGGCAAGGTCGTGATCGACGAGGCGCAGGCGATCAAGAACCCGGCGGCCGAGACCAGCAAGGAGCTCCGGCGGCTGGACGCAAAGACCCGGGTGGCGCTCACCGGCACGCCGATCGAGAACGGTCTCGGCGATCTGTGGGCGATCCTCGACTGGGCGAACCCGGGCCTGCTCGGGCCCCGCGCCGCGTTCATCTCCCAGCTCACCCCGGAGAAGCAGAACTCGCTGGCGTCGAACGACGGCGAGCAGGCGCTGCGGGCGCTGAACGGCATCCTCGTCTACCGACGGACCAAGGCCGAACCGGCGATCGCGGCCGAACTCCCCGACCGCATCGACGAGCTCGATCATTGTGCGATGACGCCCGAACAGATCGGCCTCTACCAGGCGGTCGTCGACTCCCTCATCGCCGAGTCCGAGCAGAAGGAGCCCGGCACGCCCGAGCGCAAGGGTGCCGTGCTGGCGGCGATCACCGCCCTCAAGCAGATCTGCAACCATCCGGTGAACTACCGGGCGGACGACAACGGCATCGAGGGGCGATCCGGCAAGCTGGTCAGGCTCAACGAGATCATCGACAATGTGTTCGCGGCGGACGAGAAGGTCCTCGTGTTCACCCACTTCGCCACCTGGGGCGAGACACTGGCGGGGTATCTCACCGAGCGGACCGGCAAGAAGATCGACTGCTACCACGGTGGTCTCGGACGAGGCGCGCGTGACCGCATGGTCGACGAGTTCCAGAAGTCGCCCGGAGCGGGTGCGATGGTGCTCTCGCTGAAGGCCGGCGGCACGGGCCTCAACCTCACGGCCGCGAACCATGTCGTGCTCTACGACCGCTGGTGGAATCCGGCGGTCGAGGATCAGGCCCGCGACCGCGTGTGGCGGATCGGTCAGGAGAGCACGGTCATCTGTCATCGCCTCGTCTGCCCCGGCACGATCGACGAGCGGGTCGAGGAGGTCGTCGCCGGCAAGCGTCAGATCGCCGACATCACGCTGCCCAAGTCGAGCTCGATCGGTGATCTCGACGCGGCGCAACTCCAGCAGGCGCTCGGGATCGATGCGGGCGCCCTGCTCGACGTCGAGGGCGAGTCCCTCGACGCGGATGTCGAGGAGGTCGACGCATGA
- a CDS encoding acyl-CoA dehydrogenase family protein codes for MDPSYSADAETFREKIQAFLAEKLPSSWAGIGALEAEEAEAFTQEWRRTLADNRYLAPAWPTEYGGGGLSELEQVVLAEEFQRAGVPTGGLNDSFSIQMVGNTILQWGTPEQKTHFLPRIISGEDVWCQGYSEPDAGSDLGGLGCRAQLDGDEWVINGQKIWTSAGMTANWIFVLCRTDPDAPKHRGISFVLCPMEQEGVEVRPIEMLSGDSDFNETFFDDARTHKDNVVGEVNGGWAVAMTLLGYERGEAAATMPIMFKAEAEKLLAFAKETGASADPVLRDRLARIHVEVEIMGYLGKRSLTNFLAGGVPGPTESMFKIYWSEYHQRITELAVDILGAAAMTPEGKRPSTAFWGDQAGSGNNSASWVGAFYNARAGTIYAGTSQIQRNILGEMVLGLPKEPKAPQ; via the coding sequence ATGGACCCGTCGTACAGCGCCGATGCCGAGACCTTCCGCGAGAAGATCCAGGCGTTCCTGGCGGAGAAGCTTCCGTCGAGCTGGGCCGGTATCGGCGCCCTCGAGGCCGAGGAGGCCGAGGCGTTCACCCAGGAGTGGCGGCGCACACTGGCCGACAACCGGTATCTCGCGCCCGCCTGGCCCACGGAGTACGGCGGCGGTGGACTCAGCGAGCTCGAACAGGTCGTGCTGGCCGAGGAGTTCCAGCGCGCCGGCGTGCCGACGGGTGGTCTGAACGACTCGTTCAGCATCCAGATGGTGGGCAACACGATCCTCCAGTGGGGAACGCCCGAGCAGAAGACGCACTTCCTCCCCCGGATCATCAGCGGCGAGGACGTGTGGTGTCAGGGCTACTCCGAGCCGGACGCCGGTTCCGATCTCGGCGGGCTCGGCTGTCGGGCGCAGCTCGACGGCGACGAATGGGTGATCAACGGCCAGAAGATCTGGACGTCCGCCGGCATGACCGCGAACTGGATCTTCGTGCTCTGCCGGACCGATCCCGACGCGCCGAAGCATCGCGGCATCAGCTTCGTGCTGTGCCCGATGGAGCAGGAGGGTGTGGAGGTGCGGCCGATCGAGATGCTCTCGGGCGACTCGGACTTCAACGAGACGTTCTTCGACGATGCCCGCACCCACAAGGACAATGTCGTCGGTGAGGTCAACGGCGGATGGGCCGTGGCGATGACCCTGCTCGGCTACGAACGCGGCGAGGCCGCGGCCACGATGCCGATCATGTTCAAGGCCGAGGCGGAGAAGCTCCTGGCGTTCGCGAAGGAGACGGGGGCCTCCGCGGATCCCGTCCTGCGTGACCGACTCGCCCGGATCCATGTCGAGGTCGAGATCATGGGTTATCTCGGCAAGCGGTCCCTGACGAACTTCCTGGCCGGAGGCGTGCCGGGGCCGACGGAGTCGATGTTCAAGATCTACTGGAGCGAGTACCACCAGCGGATCACCGAACTGGCGGTGGACATCCTCGGCGCGGCGGCGATGACGCCCGAGGGGAAGCGGCCGTCGACGGCGTTCTGGGGCGACCAGGCCGGCTCGGGCAACAACTCCGCGAGCTGGGTCGGCGCGTTCTACAACGCCCGGGCGGGCACGATCTACGCGGGGACGTCGCAGATCCAGCGCAACATCCTCGGCGAGATGGTGCTCGGCCTGCCCAAGGAGCCGAAGGCTCCCCAGTAG
- a CDS encoding S-layer homology domain-containing protein — translation MRRSQRTAVRAVVALAVFVAAVGPAGAIAGFGGVPDDRFYSDAVQWMVDNDITSGTSEGCFSPDADTTRAQLATFIHRAEGEPAGGEADFADVASNAFYADAVGWMAQNDITTGTTPNTFSPDRPVTRGEVATFLHRVAGEPPGGEENFVDVDPDDFFAAAVGWMVANGITTGTSSSTFSPHRNVTRGEVATFLYRVAGEPSVALTGDGYCDSADGQLAAAEARSFQLLNQLRTGLGLDPLTRNGAMDAAAREWSFTMDDTGNFQHSNLPYGENIAWWSAGYATPEAAAEKMHELWTNSPGHYANMTRADYELIGVGFWQSDDGGWHATHVFSF, via the coding sequence ATGCGACGGAGTCAGCGAACCGCAGTACGGGCCGTCGTCGCGCTCGCGGTCTTCGTGGCCGCCGTCGGCCCCGCCGGCGCGATCGCGGGGTTCGGTGGAGTTCCCGACGACCGCTTCTACTCCGACGCCGTGCAGTGGATGGTCGACAACGACATCACGTCCGGCACCTCCGAGGGGTGCTTCTCGCCGGATGCCGACACGACCCGGGCCCAGCTCGCCACGTTCATCCACCGCGCCGAGGGCGAGCCGGCGGGGGGCGAAGCCGACTTCGCCGACGTCGCCTCCAACGCGTTCTACGCGGACGCGGTCGGCTGGATGGCCCAGAACGACATCACGACCGGCACCACGCCGAACACCTTCTCCCCCGATCGGCCGGTGACCCGGGGTGAGGTCGCGACGTTCCTGCACCGCGTCGCCGGCGAACCGCCCGGCGGCGAGGAGAACTTCGTCGACGTCGATCCGGACGACTTCTTCGCGGCGGCCGTCGGTTGGATGGTCGCCAACGGCATCACGACGGGCACATCGTCGTCGACCTTCTCGCCGCATCGCAACGTCACCCGCGGTGAGGTCGCCACGTTCCTCTACCGCGTTGCCGGCGAGCCGTCGGTCGCGCTGACGGGCGACGGGTACTGCGACTCCGCGGACGGTCAGCTGGCCGCAGCGGAAGCGCGCTCGTTCCAGCTCCTGAACCAGTTGCGGACCGGTCTGGGCCTCGACCCCCTGACCCGCAACGGGGCCATGGACGCGGCGGCCCGCGAGTGGTCCTTCACCATGGACGACACCGGCAACTTCCAGCACAGCAACCTGCCCTACGGCGAGAACATCGCCTGGTGGAGCGCCGGCTACGCCACGCCCGAGGCTGCCGCGGAGAAGATGCACGAGCTGTGGACGAACAGCCCCGGGCACTACGCGAACATGACGCGCGCCGACTACGAGCTGATCGGCGTGGGTTTCTGGCAGTCCGACGACGGCGGTTGGCACGCCACGCACGTCTTCAGTTTCTGA
- the tal gene encoding transaldolase, with translation MTRLHDLYAEQGQSPWLDNIRRGWITSGELEAWVGRGVRGLTSNPSIFQKAIQGSAEYDEEFSTAISNGLDVEASYWRLVTSDIRAALDILRPVYDESDGLDGYVSVEVDPGLARDTPGTEAAARALHEQLSAPNLYVKIPGTAEGLAPIQQMIAEKRSINVTLIFSLARYAEVMEAYIAGLEQAEGDLADISSVASFFISRLDVEVDRRLEEIGTPEALALQGKAAVANGKLAYALFLETFTGDRWDALVARGARVQRPLWASTSTKNPDYPDTLYVDELIGPDTVNTLPDSTIEAFEDHGTIARTIDADVDASRAVMADLAAVGIDIDDVTQQLEDEGVAAFEKSFDELLSALGTKAEAMTSGES, from the coding sequence ATGACCCGCTTGCACGATCTCTACGCCGAGCAGGGTCAGAGTCCCTGGCTCGACAACATCCGACGCGGCTGGATCACCAGCGGCGAACTCGAGGCGTGGGTCGGGCGCGGTGTGCGCGGCCTCACCAGCAACCCCTCGATCTTCCAGAAGGCGATCCAGGGTTCGGCCGAGTACGACGAGGAGTTCTCGACGGCGATCTCGAACGGCCTCGACGTCGAGGCGTCGTATTGGCGCCTCGTGACCAGCGACATCCGCGCCGCCCTCGACATCCTTCGACCCGTCTACGACGAGTCCGACGGGCTCGACGGCTATGTGTCCGTCGAGGTGGACCCGGGACTCGCCCGCGACACCCCCGGAACCGAGGCCGCGGCGCGGGCGCTCCACGAGCAGCTGTCGGCGCCGAACCTCTACGTGAAGATCCCCGGCACGGCCGAGGGCCTGGCGCCGATCCAGCAGATGATCGCCGAGAAGCGGTCGATCAACGTGACGCTCATCTTCTCGCTCGCCCGCTACGCCGAGGTCATGGAGGCGTACATCGCAGGGCTCGAGCAGGCCGAGGGTGACCTCGCCGACATCTCGAGCGTCGCCTCCTTCTTCATCAGTCGTCTCGACGTCGAGGTGGACCGTCGCCTGGAGGAGATCGGCACGCCCGAGGCGTTGGCGTTGCAGGGCAAGGCGGCGGTGGCGAACGGCAAGCTCGCCTACGCCCTGTTCCTCGAGACCTTCACCGGTGACCGTTGGGACGCGCTGGTCGCGCGAGGAGCGCGGGTGCAGCGCCCGTTGTGGGCATCGACGTCCACGAAGAACCCCGACTATCCCGACACGCTCTATGTCGACGAGCTGATCGGTCCGGACACGGTGAACACCCTGCCCGACAGCACCATCGAGGCGTTCGAGGACCACGGCACGATCGCCCGCACGATCGACGCGGACGTGGACGCCTCTCGCGCGGTGATGGCGGACCTGGCGGCGGTGGGCATCGACATCGACGACGTCACGCAGCAGCTCGAGGACGAGGGGGTCGCCGCCTTCGAGAAGAGCTTCGACGAGCTGCTCAGTGCGCTCGGCACGAAGGCCGAGGCGATGACGTCGGGAGAGAGCTGA
- a CDS encoding helix-turn-helix domain-containing protein, with product MTATRDPGQDDCSIQRTLDVIGDRWTLLILRDVFRGVRRFSQIQSDLGIAKNLLTDRLAALVEAGVVEKVPYQDRPVRHEYRLTDKGRALSPALVALMRWGDEWCGDGDAPTELVHTPCDTRLELQPWCVVCNEPVAPTSISSRPGPGRLPDQETAHAAT from the coding sequence ATGACGGCGACGCGAGACCCGGGGCAGGACGACTGTTCGATCCAGCGCACCCTGGACGTGATCGGTGACCGCTGGACGCTGCTGATCCTGCGTGATGTGTTCCGTGGCGTCCGCCGGTTCTCGCAGATCCAGTCGGACCTCGGTATTGCGAAGAACCTCCTGACCGACCGCCTGGCCGCCCTCGTCGAGGCGGGCGTCGTCGAGAAGGTCCCGTACCAGGATCGACCGGTCCGCCACGAGTACCGGCTCACGGACAAGGGGCGGGCCCTCTCCCCCGCCCTCGTCGCCCTCATGCGCTGGGGCGACGAATGGTGCGGCGACGGCGATGCCCCTACCGAACTCGTGCACACACCGTGTGACACCCGCCTCGAACTCCAGCCGTGGTGCGTCGTCTGCAACGAACCCGTCGCCCCCACATCCATCTCGTCGCGACCGGGTCCCGGTCGCCTTCCCGACCAGGAGACCGCGCATGCCGCGACCTGA